CCATACTGGGTCCGGCTTCTTAGCCagcgtccgtccatccgtccgtccctCTCCTGCAGGATGATTGCTGATGTGGATACGGACTCCCCCCGAGAGGTCTTCTTCCGCGTGGCAGCTGACATGTTTGCAGATGGCAACTTCAACTGGGGCCGGGTGGTGGCCCTCTTCTACTTTGCTAGCAAGCTGGTGCTCAAGGTGGGCAGCCACAGGGCCATAAGCCCAGAGGTGTACCCCTCAGGCCTGTGAGGGCCGGGGATGGAGAGGGGCGCTCGTGTAGTGAATGCCTGTAACTTcgtttattcattcaacaaatgtaTCGGCCCTAATGTGTGATAGACTGTCTCCAGCACCTGAACTCTGCTCCAGAGCAGGCTAGCCCATCCTTGAtcgagctctggttggttgataggtGTAAGGTAGACTATTGAGACGGATCAGAGAAGTGTAGAAGGATTTCTCAGTGTAGATGGTCTTAAAACTGAcctggtgacacatgcctgtaattccaggactcaTGGGGCTGAGGTAGGGGTATCAGGAAGTGGAGGTTAACTACAGTTAAATGCTGAGTaccaggctatcctgggctacctaAGAcctagttgtttttgtttgtttataaaaacaaaaacagcgaTGGCCACGACAGTAGGTGTGGTAGTGTAGCTGGTGTGGCTGAGTTTCGGGGCCTGAGCACAGCCTGGATGAAGCCTTAGGTTCTGTCCCCCATcaccatacacacagataccAAAGAGGTCAGGACTGGAGCACAGGTGAGAGTGCTTGGCTAGCATGCATACTAGCCCTGGGTTCAGTGCCTCATAAACTAGGGGTGCTTGGGACATGCCTGCGGTCCTAGCACTTGGAGGTGGaaaggtcacaagttcaaggtcagctttagATAGGGAGCAAGTTCCAGCCCAGGCTGTGCGGGTGCCTTACAGCAGGAGCAGGGAGACGCTGCAGATCCACCGCGGCGTGATTTACTTATTGTTTTGAGTGCTACTGTCCTATTTGGGACACTCCTGACTGTcctccatgccccccccccccgccatgtcCCCCACCTCCTTGATGTGTTTTCATGCCTGAGCTGACAGGTCTTCAGTATGTAGGTAAAAGGATAGCAGTTCCTACAAAATGCAGGCCAGGAGGAGAGCATTGTTCCCGTCAGGAGAGCAAATCGTCAGTCTGCCAGGAAGTGGGCTTACCTGGTCTAGAAAACCACTCTAGAAAACGACTTAGGACCCTACTTCGAATGGTGAGGATTTCTGGATTAAGGCTCGTTCAGGCAGTCTGCATTAGAGACTGACAGAGAGGAGTGGGTCGCCTGCCCTGGTGGTCAGTGTGCACACAGTCCCAGGGATGCTGATGACTGAGGCGAGAGAATCACTTGAGCCCAGAAGCTCAGGGTAACTGTGGATAGTGTGGGGCGCTCCAGCTCAAACAACAGATCTTGGAGGGGCCTTCACAGGAGCCTGGAGGGTCTTTGGGTGGGCTCTTCCAGATCTCCAGAGTGTTCGCAGGGACCTGGGTACAACTAGGTCCTCTTTAAAGTCCTGGACCTCCATACCCTTGACTTCCAAAAGAACTAGGTGTCTGGGCCAGGAGTGGTAgtatacctttaatccagcactcgaggcagaggcagttgaatctgggtttttttttaagatttatttatttattggctggGTAGtagtgacgcacacctttaatcccagcacttgggaaacagaggcaggcaggtttcttttggtttttggatttgtttttttttccaagacagggtttctctgtatagtcctggttgtcctggaactcactctgtagaccaggctggcctcgaactcagaaatccgcctacctctgcctcccagagtgctggcaagcagatttctgagttcgaggacagcccggtctacagaggatagccagggctatacagagaaaccctgtctctgtcttcagtcactccagaagagggtgtttgattttgttacagatggttgtgagctaccaggtgtttgctgggacttgaactcaggacctgcaaaagagcagttggtgctcttaaccactgagacatctctctccagttttttttttttttaaagatttattttatgtgagtaccctgtcttcagacacaccagaagagtgcatcagatcccattaaagatggttgtgagccaccgtgtggttgctgggaattgaactcaggacctctggaagagcagtcagtgctcttaaaggttaagccatctctccagcctgaatctgagttccaagccagcctggtctacagagttccaaaacagccaggactatatagtgaaatcttgttttcaaaaataaatatatatgattgATAGTGAAATCttgttttcaaaaaaatatatatgattgattgattgattgatagatagatagatagatagatagatagaaccaAAAGCTACGTATCAGTCCTGTCAGTCAACTCAAACATTCTGGACTCAGCTCTCTTCCTAGTCTTTGGTTTTGGTGCTAGGGGCGGGACCCAGGGGCAAGCAGAGGCTAGACCATTGCCCTACTATTGAGCCTTACCGCTGAGCCTTTCGGTTTTTACCTAGAGGGCGCCGAGAAGTCAGGGTCCCTGAGCAGGTAAGTGAAGCTGCTTGGTTTATAATTAATGGAGCTGACTTAAACTATAGGGAGAGACTGCCTGGTAAAGGCAGGGGACTAAAGCAAAGGCTTGAGGTCCCCTCTGGGCGGTGGGCAGGAATCGGGTCCCACGTGtaacctccccactccctgcaggCCCTGTGCACTAAAGTGCCCGAGCTGATCAGAACCATCATGGGCTGGACCCTGGACTTCCTCCGTGAGCGGCTGCTTGTCTGGATCCAGGACCAGGGTGGCTGGGTGAGACCCTCCTGATGCTGCGACCCTAGAGGGTACCGAGGGTACCCTAGGACAGCTCCTCATGGCCCCCAGCCATAGAGTTATTTCattctacttcataattgtaattttgctgctgctaTGACTCATAATGTGAATATTCGATATGTGACCACTCTGGGGTCATGAACTACAGGTTTTTCAGGTCACCACAGAGGTGCCCCAGGCGTTCAGTGATTTAAGATGTGTGTCCTTAGATCTACCAGCTTGGCGCTTCCGGTACCCACTGACTTTTCTCTGCCCTGACTTGATTGGTCCCTTCCTTTCCACAGTCTCCCAAGCGCATCTGTGATCCTTTGACGCCCAGCTTCTTGTCTGTCTCATTCATTTACGTAGTGGTCTCCCGTAcctcaggctgtcctcagactcgcTCCAGCTGAATGGCAGAGCGCCTGCTTTCACAAGTCCGTCTGTGAGCTGTTGGGCTAGCCCAACCCCAGGCCTTGTGCTCGAGGCAAGGCCTGGGCAGGCTGATCTGCAGCCTCTGTGCTCCGGTCAGCATGCATGGCTGGTCTGCAAGTTACTGTGGAGCCCGTGCTAGTCCAAACTGATCTCCAGGCTTAccttctctagtgctgggatcacagccgGGGCCACCACTTTCAtggattagttttgttttgttttttcccatttTAGGATCATGGATTGAATGGGGTagtttttacttactttttacatttatttacttgtttacgtgtgtgcgtgtgtctatatgtgtgtacatgtcagGATAGTTCGCAGAAGTCTGTTCTCCTGTCCTGTTGGTTCTAGAGATGGAATTTGCGTTGATAGAGGCCTGGCAACAAGCACCTTTGTTGCATGAGCttaagttttgttttctgagtgaGGGTCTCAGCAAACTTCCCAGGTGGGCATTAGACCCGTAGCCCTCCTTCCTCGggttcctaagtgctggggttgcaaTCCTGGGGCTCCTTAGCATCCTTCATGTGAAGTCTGTCCTTCCCCTGCAGCTTGGCACTGAAGTAACACCCAGGTCTCTGTTCTCAGGACGGCCTCCTCTCCTACTTCGGGACCCCCACATGGCAGACAGTGACCATCTTTGTGGCTGGAGTCCT
This portion of the Apodemus sylvaticus chromosome 1, mApoSyl1.1, whole genome shotgun sequence genome encodes:
- the Bax gene encoding apoptosis regulator BAX isoform X2, whose translation is MDGSGEQLGGGGPTSSEQIMKTGAFLLQGFIQDRAGRMAGETPELTLEQPPQDASTKKLSECLRRIGDELDSNMELQRMIADVDTDSPREVFFRVAADMFADGNFNWGRVVALFYFASKLVLKALCTKVPELIRTIMGWTLDFLRERLLVWIQDQGGWVSVLRTASSPTSGPPHGRQ
- the Bax gene encoding apoptosis regulator BAX isoform X1, with the protein product MDGSGEQLGGGGPTSSEQIMKTGAFLLQGFIQDRAGRMAGETPELTLEQPPQDASTKKLSECLRRIGDELDSNMELQRMIADVDTDSPREVFFRVAADMFADGNFNWGRVVALFYFASKLVLKALCTKVPELIRTIMGWTLDFLRERLLVWIQDQGGWDGLLSYFGTPTWQTVTIFVAGVLTASLTIWKKMG